AATGCCCGTcaagagacgtacacagataggtagtcgatcatggtgtagcccccgagggtttcatgcctgtcgagaggcgtacccagaaaggtagccgatcttgtgaagaacaagtcggaaaaggtataagtcacttagcttgattcgtggataaATGTCGACAAAGCCGTGAAGcttgttgatggagctgcgacggtttgttgatgaagctcaactagtcggagtcgattctgactagttttcaagtcgagacgagtagttgatgtagtcgttgctgtgaggctcgccctcgactagtttctagtcaagacgagtagtcgaagtagtcggcggcaggccgccgatcgtcctcgcgaagtcgacgtgctcgccggcgagccaccgagccttctcgcgaagtcgaagtagtcgctggcgggccgccgagcctcctcacgaagtcaaagtagtcgaactcgtcgctgctgtGCGCGGACATTGTGGCACAAACCAAAGTTAAACCAGatcgtcgaggtcggcggccgcgtGCATCAACATTGCAGcgtgaggtgaagtcgagccgagtagacaaggtcgatgtagccgttcgatGAAGGATTTgatctcgaacttgatgaatcgatccaccgatgcatatgtacgaagcagcaatccgccaccttgagtggattgatgttgatgaagaggtccttcaaattcgcccaatgatcgcgacgatcagccccacggtgggcgccaacTCTCGgtatttttaccgtcggcctacttAGAGATACCCTAAGGTAAGGTAAGTGATTATTTGGTTAGGGAttgccggatctggaacttaaaagtgaacgcaaggacacaagacacaaatttagacaggttcaggccgttagagtagcgtaatagcctacatcctgttttggggtgttgtatattacgccctgcgcttgggtgttgagttgcctgttggctgctctctgttggttctctgtcTAACTAGGTAtgcctgccctcctttatatatcccagaggacggggttcctagtaggattacaaggtacgAGTTAtagtaggattataaggtatgagttttaataggattacagtggaattctagtaggaatcagacttcttttttctCACAGGTAGTTTTCTTGCGGTATCcagggatctatccctgacagcgGTGATCCTTGCAAGGTAACCAAGTCAGATGAAGAGGATTCAATATAACTAGAGGTATTGGATGTGTGAAAATTATGCATTCGACCCTACTCCTCATCAGATTCGCATTGGGTTGCTGGTAagaatattttttaaaatattttcaCTGTAATATAGAATCATGTATGCCTCGTGAGTAATAGTATGTGTGTATCAATTGAATGTTTTGCAGACCCCTCCCCCGCTTTGTGACTTTGAGCAGTGGATAGACACTGAGATTAAAGAGGAGGATAAGGAGTATCTACGTAGAATGAAGGCGTGGGATACGGAGCAGAAGGAGTTGTTGGAGCAGAGACGGCAAAAGAAGGCAGCAGAAAAAGAGCGGAAAGAAGAGTTGGAAAGGAGGCACGCTGCTCAGCACAAGGAGGAGAGGGAACAGAAACTAGAGCGTTTTCGTCATGTGAAGGCAGTAATGGAGGAGAATCCAGATGCATTGAGGAAGAAAAAGTGATCTTGTTGCACTTAGTAGTATGCAAGATttgctagttgtatggtttACTGAAGTAATAACCTTATCATTATGTTCTCATGTACTTGATTTATTTTTGTGTTGTCATTTGTTGCATCTTCCATGACCTCAATTGGTACCATAATAGAATCAAGACTAACAAATTACATGCATTACATAATTGAACACTCACAACACATGTAGTGGCATGTCAGGACCGGTACTGAACAACGGTAAAGAGGTCCTGGACTAAATCTAACATGCCTTAGGTAATTAAATGAAACAACAAATATATGGATATAGCATGTAAATAAGACAGGTTACTCCTGGTACTCTCCCCACATAGCAAATTGTGTTGCCCCTTCTCCATAGTATCCACCCATtgcaggcggcggtggcggtggtgacaGAGGCCACTTGTTCCCATGATAAGGGCAGTTGAAATATGGATGTACCTCATGTGAACCCATTGCTGTTGTTACCGCTGCTTACTTCCCTTTCTAGATCGAAGATACGATTCTGCAGGTAGTAGATGTACTCCTGATGCAGATGAAGTGGAGGAGGATCAACCCACCTAACGAACCCGCAGTTTTCTGGAGCATCTGAAGAATGTAACAAATATCTCATGTAAGTTGTAAAAAGAAGAGAAATATATATAACAAACGAAATGTAGTAACAATTACCCAAACTcgcgggcatttgaagaaacgACGACCTCCATCGATCCCCTCGGCACACATCTGCACTAAGCAGTCCTCACCATACATACATTTTGGCCAATCTTCTTTGCGGTCATCGTATCCTCTAAGAGGCTTCTCTTTGGTGAATTCACCTTTTCTCTCAACTGGAAACTTATACACAGCTTCCGAATAGGATCCAGGACCAACAGACCTCTCCTACACAATGGGAGGtcccttccttcctcccttccCTCTCACACTGCCGAAACCCTTTCCACTGGATGACCCTCCAGACATTCTTACTACAATGTCTCTTGTTTTCGAAGTTAGAAACAATGCATCCAACAATGTGTACATATAGACCGATGCAGGTTTACAACCCGATATGTGGCGTCGTAAATGCACCTGAAAAGCCTACAGCCTAGGAAACTATAACTGAAAAGACTATATCAAAGGATACTGAAAAGTCTGTACGGAAACACTGAAAGAACTACACGAAAGCACACTGGAAAGCCTATTTCAATTCCGACTGCAAAGGCTAGATCCTTTTTCCGATTGGACAACACATGTTGCAATAAATAAACTGGTACGTTTATAATTGTCATAAAGTCATGTTATGCGCTTCTGTACTACGATGAACAAATCACGGGAAAAATTCACAAGAGCTTCACTTGTTTCACGAGCATTCACAATGAAGATAATACATCATAATATGATACAAACATGTATTCAACGAAATACCACCAACATATTCACCAAGAACCAGAACATCCACACATGTCAGAAGCATAGTCCATAGTCCGTACGTGCGGAATAGTCCATACAAGCTGAACAGTCCATAGTATCCACGAACTAACCTTACTGCCTCCTAGTCTTACGCCAcgccctcttcctctctctccccgcgcCCTATTCTTCTCTTGCTCTCCCGTGTGCCAAATTCTTGCATGCACATGCACCTCCTAAATAGGGTAACATGACTTGTTTTCTGGAACAAATTTTGAATCCTAGGATAACTTGTTTTTGGACAAATGGAGTAGTTTCTTAGATTTTAACTTTTGTGTAAGAAACCATTTCTTGTATGAGGTCCAATTTATTGATTTTTTCTCACTCTCCTCTTTAATTGTATTGTCAAATTATAAAACATTTTACATGATATCATGTTATATGTTATTAAAAACCATCGTGGTCACTGCATTGGGACCGCGTTATGGCTCCATCCTTTTTCTGTTGCAGCTGAGGCCCATCCGAAGCGGGCCGCCACTCAGTTTTTGGCCCAGGTTCGCCCCTGTTAATCAGAGTATCAGGGTGCTTTGTTGAATTAACATAATTTATTTAAGACCAGAAAAAAAATCTGGCAGTTCTCGTGCAACAAAGCACATGAGTGACATAAAATCCCCGTTAGAAATACTCGTGTTTGAAATAGACGCGAGCATGCGTTTCATGATGCCATGACGGTACACTTCCGGTACATGCATGATTATGTACGTCCATGAATAGCTAGCTAGATGTATGGAGATTGCTACCGGTAGCCTAGCTTTCCTAACAATCGCATACGCGTTCACGACGACGGTTGGCTCGTGGCCGGTGATTCATCACCACGCGTCCACACGATGAGATGGTGGTGTGGTAGGTGTGTCCCCGGTGGGCTCGTTGTCTGCCCGCCGCCACCGACGGGCCACGCCGCTGCTGGTGATCGATGCTCCGCCGGCCGGCCCGCCGCGCGCGGATGTTCTCGCCTTTCCATGTTCGCGGCGGTGGCCAGGCGCGACGACGGCCGGCGGACGGAGTCTCCGTCGACCTCGGACCCAGCCTTGCTTTTGAGTCGTGCGCGCTCCGATCGACGAGCGAGCACCACTGCAGCAGGCAgaaccggccggccggccggccaagaGTCTCTGTCAGCTAGCTCCGTGCTCCGCGCACCCGATCAACAGTTCAACAACACCGTCGGTATATACGTATAGAGGTGCCTCCTACTAGTGTGTCCAGTTCGAGGGGCGCGAGATTATCTGTAACCTTGCACTAAACCTTTGGGTGGCATGGCGTACGGACCGGGTCTGACAACTGGGAGCacagtctccggacctcccccacACTCTAGTAGGTCCAGCGCCTCCACATGCCCACGAGGACAAGGTTCTCAGAAACGGCTACTGCgggcccggaccaccgcggggtggtcttgggcccctacgtgtggaagccggacccccggAGGGCCTGAGCGCTTGGGCCAGCCatgggggcccggacctcccatcccaccggggaggaggtccggtgccgccacgtgtccTTAAGAAGCGGCCGTcaaaccagcaccgccacgtgtccggtgggaGCCGGCCTTCTacgagaagccagcccaactaccgcattaaatgcgggtggttggggtgcatATGTccgagacagggcatgggctacCCATTGACACGTTGggtaggtatgctgacaccacggtaaacccgccagttaccgaggcggcgcgtcgcgTCACCGCACCGCGTGCGCTGGCGAggggcgtgtagtcacatcacggcACCGCGCGCGTGAGCGAAGGGTCATTATGACCTGCTGTATGAAGGccacggcgtgcgctgctacagtgtgcaGAGGttacagcacggcaggtcaacatagcTCCTTCGCCTGTCAACGGGAACGGGCTCTACAGTGACAGTACGTCCCCCACTACGCATGTCACTAACAGCAGACCCTGTGCTAGCGAGACGGCACATGACTGTACCCTGGTAGAGGATACGCACGGAGGCCGAAGAGAAAGATTTCCAAATCTGTGGCATTTAAtgctccaatgtgtacgttatttaatatgtcgccggatccacctgtcgggaccccgctcagtgtacgtgctccccttgagcctataaaagaaatagcgcgcacgttagaacaCGAGTTCCACGAACACAAAAGTTTCACAAGCTCTCAAGCTTAGACACACACACCACAAGATTCACAAGCTCAGGTAATACATCTGACAGTGGATGTAGAGTTTAGGTTCCGGCGGcttgaaccactctaaacccttatGCTTCCCGTGTTCATACGTCTGTTGATCTAGCATTCCTTgacttcccccaaactcattctaaactaggattagacgGGTGCACTCTGCCACCCGGCTGGAAAAAAACTCCGACAACCACTGTTACTAGGTATACACACATCTGTAAGGGCTGCGAGGCATCATTTTCCCAAGTCCCGTGCTACGCGATTCAACACAACAAACACATTCATCTCCGCATCACATGCTGATGCTGGTACCCAGACAGCCTTGCATGCGTAGCTCACGTACGTACGCTTCCTTCCACGGCGTGCTGCCGCCGCCATTCTGCTTCATAGAAGGTACATCTCGTGGACGTACGTACGTGCAGGTCTACTTCATCTTTAATCATGTGCATATAATATCATATCAGGGCCCATACTTCTTCATCtagcttttctttcttttcttgaacAACAGTGCAATGACTTGGTGTGGTCCCTccgaagtctccaacttgagGCATGATGCAATGCAAAGCAAGCGCGACACACAGGCATGGACTAGCTCGTTGAATGCCGCAGCCAGCGTGACCTTCCCTGCCGGGCCAGAGCTTCCCTTCGCCTACCCCGATCGATCGACACCGCTACATATAATACAGCTAGATGATTATTTCGTTTTAAAAAATTATCTGACTGCCAGGATCCTTTTTTCGTGATGATAATGCTTTTTTTCTCAAACCGGCTCCGATTGAAAAGCGCGCACCGCTGGCGGTGGTCGCGCCGCCGGCCAGCCCGACGCCCACAGTGGGCGGCTGCTGCGCTCCACGGAGCACTGCCTACTTCATCTTTAATTAGACCCTTTGTTCGAAGGGCTAAACTTTTAAATCGTACAATCTTactatttagaaatattaaataacaTTTATGTATAATTTTTTTCACATataggtgctaattcgcgagacgaatttaataagtctaattaatctaatttgcaacagtgatgctacggtaaccatccgctaattgtGGATTAGCATACCTTATTAGATTCGACTCACCAATTAGTCCaagggttctgcaattaattttgtaattaaattttatttaatactcttaAATGATAATTTTTTATATAACATGGTAAAAGTTTAACCCTGCGAAACCAAACCCTTTTAGTTTTAGTACATGCATCCTTTTAGTATGTGCATATGCATGTATATATCAGATCAGGGCCCAGATTACATCTAGCCACTTTATTTCCTACTActtcctcctctctcttttttgTCTTTTTGAATGACATTGACCTCGTTCGTCGAAAAAAAATGACATTGACCTTCTGTGGATCTGAGGCACGCAACCAAAGGCGACACACAGGCATGGACTCCAATCCGGAGTCGTCGAGTGCAGGCAGCCACAGCCAGCGTTACCCTACCTTCGGTCAGAGCTCCGGCTTCAGCTTCCCCTTCCCTGCCCCAATCGACACTGCTATATATATAGAGCACATCGCGCACAATCAACTACCACTGCGTTGTTGCTGCACTgcgttgttgctgctgctgctgcctcaaCGCACCCGATTTCCGCGCCATCCTCGAGAGCACGGCTCCCCGCAGGCTCGCACGCCATGCTAAGCTCTACTGCCGCGTGGTCTTCTCTCTCGTACCGGTCGCAGTTTAGGTGAGTCTTGGGTTCATCCAAACAAAATGTTCCAAATATCAACAAAAACTTTAGCTTCCCGCTCAGTTGGTAAGTAAGCTTCGAACGTTTTTCTAGGAGAGGATTCGAGTGTCTTGCACAAAAGCTTTAGTTTCCTGCTCCGAGATGTCGATCTCATTTTTTTCATTAAAATATGCTTCATTTTCTTGTTCCATCTGAATACTACATGAACCAATATGACTGTTTCGTTAAAAAGACTGCTAGGATCTTTTTTATGTTGGAGCTTCAAACCGGCTCCAGTTGAAGTCGTTTATTTCGTGTTGATAATGCTATTTTCTGAATGACTGAATCCGTTTGGAAGCTGCTATACATCAACAGCTTCAGAGTAAACAAATGAGCCAGAAAAGACATTGCAACCCCGATGTTGGTTGGTTCCTTCTGAAAGTGTTTTCAGTGGAGAACGGGAGCCATTCAGAGTTTTTCCAGTCCAACGTTTTTCCATGCTATTTTCAGCCCAAAGTTGTCGCTGAAGAGGACTGGTGGTGGAGTATCCTCTTGTAATTGTAAGCATGGAAAGGGGGAGATGGTCACCGTGGCCAACCTTGCTAAACAGCCTCCACGGTCGAGGCAAGTGGGGGCATCACCGTTTGCGCAACGCAAGGGCGCCGAGCCAAGCCAACTACGGCCACCCCATGGCACGGCCAATCTCGGCGCGAACCCGGCCAACTCGTGCCCGCTCACGCCGCTGGGTTTCCTGGAGCGCGCGGCGACCGTGTTCGGCGACTGCCCCTCTGTCGTCTACCACGACACCGTCTTCACCTGGTCCCAGACGCACCGGCGATGCCTCCGCCTCGCCTCCGCGCTCGTCTCCCTCGGCATCTCCAGCGGCGACATCGTAAGCCACCCGTTCTCCCTCGCTCACTTCCCGCGGATCGCTCTTGTCTCTCGTCTCTGAGCGTGGGAGCCGAGCGAGCCTGATTTGGCAAGGCAAATCACTTGTCTGGCGATTGGATTCGATCTCTATAGGTGTCCGTGCTGTTGCCCAACGTGCCGGCCATGTACGAGATGCACTTCGGCGTGCCCATGAGCGGCGCCGTGCTCAACACCATCAACACGCGCCTTGACGCGCACACGGTCGCCGTCCTGCTCCGCCACTCCGGCTCCAAGCTCGTCTTCGTCGACCCGGCGTCGTTGCAGCTCATCCGCGACGCGCTCCAGCTACTCCCGCCTGGGCACCCGGCACCGCGCGTCATCCCCGTCGAGGACCCCCAcgagaaggagttccccgccgccccgcccgggaCCCTGACGTACGAGAGGCTTCTCGAGATTGGCGACCCGGAGTTCGCGTGGGTGCGGCCGGCGAGCGAGTGGGACCCGATGGTCCTCAACTACACCTCCGGCACGACGTCGGCGCCCAAGGGTGTTGTGCACTGCCACCGTGGGCTCTTCTTGATCACCCTTGACTCGCTCGTGGAATGGGCCATGCCGCGGCGGCCGACGTACCTGTGGACGCTGCCCATGTTCCACGCCAACGGATGGAGCTACCCGTGGGGGATGGCTGTGGTGGGCGGCACCAACGTCTGCCTCCGCCGCGTCAACGCCGCCACGGTGTACGCCGCCATCGCGAGCCGCGGGGTCACCCACCTCTGCTGCGCGCCCGTCGTGCTCAACATGCTGGCCAACGCCCCCGAGGGCGTGCGACGGCCGCTCCCGGGGAAGGTGCGCGTCCTAACGGCCGGCGCGCCACCACCCGCAGCCGTGCTGCAGCGCACGGAGTCCATCGGCTTCGAGATCAGCCACGGGTACGGGCTGACTGAGACCGCGGGGCTGCCTGTGTCCTGCACTTGGAAGGGCGAGTGGGACACGCTCCCGGCGTCGGAGCGCGCACGGCTCAAGTCGAGACAGGGCGTGCGCACCCCGGGCATGGCCGAGGTGGACATCATCGACGGCGAGACCGGGCGCAGCGTTCCCCGCGACGGGTCCACGATGGGCGAGATCGTGCTCCGCGGCGGGTGCGTGATGCTCGGCTACCTGAACGACGACGAGGCGACCAAGGCGGCGATACGCGACGACGGGTGGTTCTACACGGGGGACGTCGGCGTGACGCACCCGGACGGGTACCTGGAGATCCGCGACCGTTCCAAGGACGTGATCATCAACGCCGGGGAGAACATCAGCAGCGTGGAGGTCGAGTCCGTGCTCTACGGGCATCCGGCGGTGAacgaggcggcggtggtggcgcggcCGGACGAGTTACGGGGTGAGACGCCGTGCGCGTTCATCAGCCTCAAGGAGGACGCGGCGGGCACGGTGACCGCGGCCGACGTCATGGCGTGGTGCCGGGAGCGCATGCCGCACTACATGGTGCCCAGAACGGTTGTCTTCCGCGCCGAGCTGCCCAAGACCTCCACCGGCAAGATCCAGAAGTACGTGCTTCGGGACCTCGCCAACGAGATGGGGCCA
The sequence above is drawn from the Panicum hallii strain FIL2 chromosome 7, PHallii_v3.1, whole genome shotgun sequence genome and encodes:
- the LOC112900469 gene encoding probable acyl-activating enzyme 5, peroxisomal, giving the protein MLSSTAAWSSLSYRSQFSPKLSLKRTGGGVSSCNCKHGKGEMVTVANLAKQPPRSRQVGASPFAQRKGAEPSQLRPPHGTANLGANPANSCPLTPLGFLERAATVFGDCPSVVYHDTVFTWSQTHRRCLRLASALVSLGISSGDIVSVLLPNVPAMYEMHFGVPMSGAVLNTINTRLDAHTVAVLLRHSGSKLVFVDPASLQLIRDALQLLPPGHPAPRVIPVEDPHEKEFPAAPPGTLTYERLLEIGDPEFAWVRPASEWDPMVLNYTSGTTSAPKGVVHCHRGLFLITLDSLVEWAMPRRPTYLWTLPMFHANGWSYPWGMAVVGGTNVCLRRVNAATVYAAIASRGVTHLCCAPVVLNMLANAPEGVRRPLPGKVRVLTAGAPPPAAVLQRTESIGFEISHGYGLTETAGLPVSCTWKGEWDTLPASERARLKSRQGVRTPGMAEVDIIDGETGRSVPRDGSTMGEIVLRGGCVMLGYLNDDEATKAAIRDDGWFYTGDVGVTHPDGYLEIRDRSKDVIINAGENISSVEVESVLYGHPAVNEAAVVARPDELRGETPCAFISLKEDAAGTVTAADVMAWCRERMPHYMVPRTVVFRAELPKTSTGKIQKYVLRDLANEMGPARKGDCISIQV